The genome window GACCATTGCCCTTGAGACAGACAAGGGAGATTTTGAGCTCGCCCTTGCCTTAGGAATTGTTCTTCTTACAATATCTTTTATAATAAATATACTCCTTCATTTCGTACAGAAAAAAGGTGTCAGGATTAGATGAGCGATCTGAGGCTTACAATATCAGGGGTCAAGAAAATATATAATGGTAACAATGTGCTGAATGGCTGTTCCTTTGTCTTTGAAAATGGCAGGGTCCATACAATCATAGGCCCAAATGGTAGCGGGAAATCCACACTTCTCAGGATATGTGCCCTGCTTGAAAAGCCAGATGAGGGGACGGTTGTTTATCATGATGGTCATAAAAACTCGGTACGAGTCGATTCCGACTTTGATGACAGTATTGAACTCAGCAGGAGAATAACTCTTGTCCTTCCAAAAGCAGGGCTATTCAATACGAGTGTGTTCAAGAATGTTGCATACGGCCTTAAAATAAGAAAGAACAACAGGCATGAAATAAAAGAAAGAGTGGAAGCTGTATTGAACGATGTGGGCTTATTTGACAAAAGAAATCAGAACGCCCTTACACTTTCTACAGGTGAGGGCCAGAGGCTTGCACTTGCCAGGGCAATGGTTCTTAAACCAGAGGTTCTATTCCTCGATGAGCCAACAGCATCCCTCGACCCGTCAAGCACCTCTATTATTGAAGATATAATAACGGATATAAAAAGGAAGCAGCGGCCTACCATAATAATGGTGACACACAATATGTTTCAGGCCCAGAGGCTTGCAGACAGAATACTTTTTATGTATGAAGGGCAGATAATAGATGAAGGCCCGAGTTCAGAGTTTTTTGAAAACCCGAAAGATGAGAGGGCGTTTAATTTTATAACAGGCAAGATGGTCTATTAGGAGGTTGCTATGGAAGTCAAAATAAACAAAAGCATTCTATCAATTGTTGAAGGCGATATAACCAGGCAGGATACAGAGGCTATTGTTAATGCAGCCAACAAAAGCCTTCTCGGCGGAGGCGGTGTGGATGGCGCAATCCACAGGGCTGGCGGGCCTAAAATCCTTGAGGAATGCAAAAAGATTGGCGGATGCGAAACAGGCCAGGCAGTTATCACTACAGGAGGAAATCTTAAAGCAAGATATGTAATTCACACAGTTGGCCCTGTATACAGGGATGGACTTCATAAAGAGCCTGAGCTCCTTCAAAGTGCATATTTAAACAGCCTTAAGCTCGCATCATCCAGGGGGATTAAGAGCGTTGCCTTTCCCTCGATAAGTACAGGCGCTTATGGGTATCCTATGGAGGAGGCTGCTGAGATCGCCTTAAAGACCGCTATAAAGTATCTTAAAGAATATACAGGCATCGAACTCATTCGATTTGTCCTTTTCGGGCAGAAGGCTTATGAGGTTTATGAGAGAACACTGAAACAATTAACTCAAAAAATGCATTAACCACAGAGGTCACAGAGATAAAGAATAACCACTGAGGCACAGAGACACAGATAATTTTTAAAACATATCTTCACTTTTTATCCCTCAGTGCCTCTGTGTCTCTGTGGTTTTCATTCATGCATATTTGGGATAAATATTAAATATAAGGGTTATCTTATATACGCCTCTGTGATATACCTACGCATCATCCTGTGGCTGTTGAAATAATAGGCAATCTTGCCTACGGAATTTTTCATGACCTTTATCCATTGTGCCCTGTCAGAATAATACAGTGGAATGATTATGTTCTCCAGTTTGTAGTAAAGGTCTTCTGCGTCTCTTGTGTCCATATTGTGCGTTAGTGTTGATTCGGAAGGCCTTGGACCTATTGCCCAGCCTGTAACTCCTTCGATATGCCCTTCTATCCACCAGCCATCGAGGACGCTGAAATTTATAACTCCATTATGAGCTGCCTTCATCCCGCTTGTGCCCGATGCCTCCATTGGCCTCAATGGGGTGTTGAGCCATACGTCAACTCCAGAGACGAGCCTTAACGCAAGAGACATATCATAATTTTTAAGATAAACGACCTTGATTTTGCCTCTGAGTTTCTCAATACAGTTAAAAATATATTCTATGAGTCTTTTCCCTGGTTCGTCTCTGGGATGGGCCTTGCCAGCATAAATAATCTGAAGCTTCCCATTTTCAGCTATTTTTGAAAGTCTCTCTAAGTCTGAAAATAAAAGGTCAGCCCTTTTATATGCAGTGGCTCTCCTTGCAAAGCCTATTGTAAGGATATTGCTGTCCATGCCTGCCCCGCCGTTGGCGGGGCCTGCCCCTGTTGTTTCATTTACATAATCAAGCAAATTGTTTTTTGCCTCCATGTGAGCATTCCAGATTTCCTCATCAGGGATAATGTCAACCCTTACAAACTTCTCAGGCTCATTGGCCCAGCCATGGAGGTATCTGTCATAGAGTTTTGCAAAACTACTATATGTCCATGTAAAAGAGTGAACGCCATTGGTTATTGCGCCGATCTCATAGCCTGGAAACAGATTTTGAGAGACCTCTCCGTGTTTCTTGGCCACGCCATTAACGTATTTGCTGAGATTAAGGGCAAGGAGCGTCATATTGAGGTGCTCATAGCAGCAGAATTGTTTTATCACATCGAGGGGAATTGGCTCTCCCATCACACTGCGGACAAGGTCATAGGAAAATTTGTCGTGGCCTGCTTCTACAGGCGTATGAGTTGTAAAGACACATAAATCTTTAACCCTTTCAGTATCCCATATTAGACGTTCATCCCAGACTTCCTCTACATCTTTCTTAAATATCTGAAGCAGTTCAAGGACAAGGAGGCTTGCATGGCCTTCATTCATGTGATATTTCTTTATCTTAAAGCCGAGGGCATTGAGCATCCTGACCCCGCCGATGCCGAGGACTATTTCCTGCTTGAGCCTATATCTCTCATCGCCTCCGTATAGAAAGGAAGTAATCTCCCTGTCTTCTGGAGAGTTTTCTTCCACGTCTGTGTCAAGGAAAAATACAGGGACCTTGCCTCCGGTTAAACTACAGACAATGTAATACCATGCCTGGATATAAACGACCCTTCCTTCTATCTCAACCGTGACCTTCTGTGGCAGGAGGTGCATAAAGTCTGCGGGATTCCATATGACGGGCAGGGCTGTCTGCCTTCCTCTTTCATCCATCTCCTGGAGAAAATAACCTTTTTTGCTTATTAATGTCACAGCAACTATAGGAAGCTTTAAATCTGCGCTCGATTTAATCGTATCTCCTGCAAGGACACCGAGACCACCGCTGTAAGTCGGTATCTCGTTCAGAAGCCCTATCTCCATGGAGAAATAGGCTATCTTTGGTTCGTTATTGAGGGCTTTAAGCTGTTCCATAGAAATTTAGAATATAAATGTCCGTTAGGAGAAAAATCAAGAAGATAATAAAATTTTATTGGAAAATAGTAAGATTCAATCCTGACTGATTCAAAAAATGCTTGATTTTTAATTTTTTTATGATACCTTTTACTTTGGAATCTGCGATTTTTCTAAGCAAGAAATTTGTTCATAACTTCTGCAGAGCCGTTCGCCCCTACAGGGCCGGACGAAAAATTCACTGCCCCGTGAGGCAATATACGCAGAGGCTGCGTCTTATGACGCAAAACCATGATGGCCAAAAATAGAGATAGAACCGTAGGAATTAAAAACACAGATGCCGTAGCCTGGCACAAGTATTGATGTGGCAATAACTAATTTTATAAAGAAGTGCAATATTTAGGAAAAGAAGGGGGTGGAAAAGAGGGGTATTTCCTGATTTCTATTCGCTGAATCTTAACTAAATCTAAAACAGGGAACGGAGGCAAAAATGAAGATTAAGAGGAGGGATTTTCTAAAGGCGAGTGTAGCTACAGGTGCAGCAGTTGCACTGAGTGGCGGACTCACGCTTAATGCCTTTGCCAATGGCAAAGACCAGAAGACAGGGAGCGGCGGGACAGAGCCTGGCAAGTGGATACCATCAACATGTCAGGGCTGCACGCAGTGGTGTCCTTGCGAGTTCTTTGTTCAGAACAGCAGGGCGGTTAAGGTAAGGGGTAACCAGTTGTCTAAGGTAAACCTCGGATATGTATGTCCGAGAGGGCATCTGATGCTTCAGGAGCTTTATGACCCCGACAGGGTAAAGGTCCCAATGAAGAGGACAAACCCCAAGAAAGGCAGGAATGTTGACCCGAAATTCGTACCGATTAGTTGGGATGAGGCATTAGGCATCGTTGCCGATAAGATTCTTGAACTAAGAAAGAATAACGAGCCGCATAAGTTTATGTTCATCAGGGGCAGATATTCACCAAAGACATACCCTCTCGCGTACGGAACACTGCCAAAGATAATAGGCTCTCCGAATGCTATATCTCACAGCGCAATCTGTGCAGAAGCAGAGAAGTTCGGGCCTTTCTATACAGAAGGGTTCTGGGGATACAGGGACTATGACCTTGCAAGGACAAAATGTCTGGTAGTGTGGGGCTGTGATCCGCTAAGCTCCAATAGAAATGTCCCCAACACTATTAACAAAATCGGAGATCTTATCGAGAGAGGCACACTTATTACAGTTGATCCGAGGTTGAGCGCAATAGCTGCTAAGTCCCACGAATGGGTGCCGGTAAAGCCCGGTGAGGACGGAGCCCTCGCAACTGCCCTTGCCCATGTCATTCTTACGAAAGGGCTCTGGAGCAAGGAGTTTGTAGGTGATTTCAAAGACGGCAAAAACCAGTTCAAATCAGGAAAGTCTGTTGACGAAGCGGTATTTGCCGAAAAACACACTCATGGCCTTGTCAAATGGTGGAATATCGAGCTTAAAGACAGAACCCCCGAATGGGCGGAGAAGGTCTGCGGCATTTCCAAGGACCAGATCGTCAGGATCGCAAGGACTATGGCCAAAGCAGCTCCGAATGTTGCAGTATGGATGGGCCCTGGCCCTGTTATGAGCCCGAGGGGCGCATATCCTTCTTTTGCAATCCATGCCCTTAATGGTCTTTTAGGCGCTTGTGAGAGTGAGGGCGGTTCATTGAGGAACCACGCCAAGTCCCCTTCAGGCAAACTGCCGTCAATTGATGACTTCCTTGATGATATGGCAAAGAAGTATGGCAAAGAGAAGAAGATCGATCAGAGGGGATATAAGCAGTTCCCTTCAATATCAGAAGGCAAGGCAGGAAGCTCGGTTATTACCAACAATGCAGCTACCGGTATTTTGAATGCGGACCCTTATGATATTAAGGTAGTTGTGAGCAACTGGGCAAACTTCAACTTCTCCTGCACAGGAGCCGACAGGTGGGACAAAGCCATGTCAAAGGTCTTTTATGTCCACATAGGAACAAACCCGGCAGAGGCTGCAATGTTTGCCGATATCGTGCTCCCTGCTGCGCACCACGCAACCCAGAAGCTCTCCATAATTGACAACAAGGGCAACACGTA of Nitrospirota bacterium contains these proteins:
- a CDS encoding phosphate ABC transporter ATP-binding protein gives rise to the protein MSDLRLTISGVKKIYNGNNVLNGCSFVFENGRVHTIIGPNGSGKSTLLRICALLEKPDEGTVVYHDGHKNSVRVDSDFDDSIELSRRITLVLPKAGLFNTSVFKNVAYGLKIRKNNRHEIKERVEAVLNDVGLFDKRNQNALTLSTGEGQRLALARAMVLKPEVLFLDEPTASLDPSSTSIIEDIITDIKRKQRPTIIMVTHNMFQAQRLADRILFMYEGQIIDEGPSSEFFENPKDERAFNFITGKMVY
- a CDS encoding molybdopterin-dependent oxidoreductase — protein: MKIKRRDFLKASVATGAAVALSGGLTLNAFANGKDQKTGSGGTEPGKWIPSTCQGCTQWCPCEFFVQNSRAVKVRGNQLSKVNLGYVCPRGHLMLQELYDPDRVKVPMKRTNPKKGRNVDPKFVPISWDEALGIVADKILELRKNNEPHKFMFIRGRYSPKTYPLAYGTLPKIIGSPNAISHSAICAEAEKFGPFYTEGFWGYRDYDLARTKCLVVWGCDPLSSNRNVPNTINKIGDLIERGTLITVDPRLSAIAAKSHEWVPVKPGEDGALATALAHVILTKGLWSKEFVGDFKDGKNQFKSGKSVDEAVFAEKHTHGLVKWWNIELKDRTPEWAEKVCGISKDQIVRIARTMAKAAPNVAVWMGPGPVMSPRGAYPSFAIHALNGLLGACESEGGSLRNHAKSPSGKLPSIDDFLDDMAKKYGKEKKIDQRGYKQFPSISEGKAGSSVITNNAATGILNADPYDIKVVVSNWANFNFSCTGADRWDKAMSKVFYVHIGTNPAEAAMFADIVLPAAHHATQKLSIIDNKGNTYTHLSIQQPVVGRLWEEKADETEIMWMIAEKLGAKGFPNMINYFKSFKDPETGKTPTNAEEFALIATRIISAAVWKPEKPLKGDKLTSWEDFKAKGIYNSEGYKFRELWEKGFPTPTKKFEFYSEALKKALDDHAKKHQTTIDDILQASGYLAKGEQAFVPHYEPPKRWGDVKEYPFTFIDYKSRLNREGRSQNTTWFQEFKKVDAGDESWDDVVRINPEDGKKLGIKTGDMVKLTSVTGSITVKAKFWEGVRPGTVSKCYGQGHWAYGKIAAKEFGKTPRGGNNNDLMPDDYERLTGSTARNGGFTAVKIEKI
- a CDS encoding O-acetyl-ADP-ribose deacetylase → MEVKINKSILSIVEGDITRQDTEAIVNAANKSLLGGGGVDGAIHRAGGPKILEECKKIGGCETGQAVITTGGNLKARYVIHTVGPVYRDGLHKEPELLQSAYLNSLKLASSRGIKSVAFPSISTGAYGYPMEEAAEIALKTAIKYLKEYTGIELIRFVLFGQKAYEVYERTLKQLTQKMH
- the glgP gene encoding alpha-glucan family phosphorylase, which encodes MEQLKALNNEPKIAYFSMEIGLLNEIPTYSGGLGVLAGDTIKSSADLKLPIVAVTLISKKGYFLQEMDERGRQTALPVIWNPADFMHLLPQKVTVEIEGRVVYIQAWYYIVCSLTGGKVPVFFLDTDVEENSPEDREITSFLYGGDERYRLKQEIVLGIGGVRMLNALGFKIKKYHMNEGHASLLVLELLQIFKKDVEEVWDERLIWDTERVKDLCVFTTHTPVEAGHDKFSYDLVRSVMGEPIPLDVIKQFCCYEHLNMTLLALNLSKYVNGVAKKHGEVSQNLFPGYEIGAITNGVHSFTWTYSSFAKLYDRYLHGWANEPEKFVRVDIIPDEEIWNAHMEAKNNLLDYVNETTGAGPANGGAGMDSNILTIGFARRATAYKRADLLFSDLERLSKIAENGKLQIIYAGKAHPRDEPGKRLIEYIFNCIEKLRGKIKVVYLKNYDMSLALRLVSGVDVWLNTPLRPMEASGTSGMKAAHNGVINFSVLDGWWIEGHIEGVTGWAIGPRPSESTLTHNMDTRDAEDLYYKLENIIIPLYYSDRAQWIKVMKNSVGKIAYYFNSHRMMRRYITEAYIR